In Bacillus pumilus, the sequence GATGATCGGTCATTTTGAGCGAGATTATACTAAGAAAAGCAGAGTGAAGTGGGGAATCTTTCAAAAGGACAAGCCTCATACGCTAGTTGGCATTATTGAAACAATGGACATCAATCAAAAAGTGAATGCGGTGACGATTGGTTATTTCTTGGCGGAGAATCATTGGGGCAAGGGCATCGCAACAGAAGCTGTCTCTACACTAGTGAAATTTCTGTTTGAAGAGGTTGATATCAACAGAATTCAAGCGGAGGTCATGCCGGCAAACGAGATATCAAAAAAAGTTCTTTTGAAAAATGGTTTTATCAAAGAAGGACTGCTTAGACAAGCTGTTTTATGGTCTGGCAAAGGAGTTATTGATTTAGAAATATATAGCATGCTGAAAAAGGATTACATGAA encodes:
- a CDS encoding GNAT family N-acetyltransferase translates to MRMESIFETFPVLASKNLLFKKIDESHLQELYAIYDNDKVFRYCGIIPKHHLQTVKKMIGHFERDYTKKSRVKWGIFQKDKPHTLVGIIETMDINQKVNAVTIGYFLAENHWGKGIATEAVSTLVKFLFEEVDINRIQAEVMPANEISKKVLLKNGFIKEGLLRQAVLWSGKGVIDLEIYSMLKKDYMNE